CGATCGGACGGTTGAGGAACAGCACGCCCAGCACCGTATAAAGCACGCCCATCAGGAGCACGAGGAAGAAGCCGCTCCAGTCGCGGGTCCAGAAGGCGCCGATCAATTGCGCCACGCCGCCCATGATCAAGAGCACGCCGATCGCCATGGCCGTCGCCAGCGACATCACGAACGGCAGCGACATGGCGAGCACGCCGAGGACGACCAGGGCGATCCCCAGGGCCAGGAGCCATCCCCATCGCCCCCGGATCGCCTCCAGCTCGTGCCGCAGCTCCCTGCGAAACCGTTTGGCGTCGATGACTTCCACGTTGGTGCTCATGTGCGTACCTCGACTGAGGGAAGGGCGCCGCGTCCGGATGCTCCCGGGGGGTCCGGGCGGGACGCGGCCTACCCTGGATCTTAGGATGCGCCGCGGGTTTCGCAAGCGTCGACCGGGATTCGAGTTCGGCCGAGCCCGCTTCTTCCCCCGCGGGCGATCCCCGCGACGCAGCCTGCGCCGGGGGGGGCCGGACTTCGAGGGGCCCGGGTCTGCTTTCGTCAGTCCTTGCGAAACGACCGGAAGCCGGCCGAACGGGCCCGAGCCGAAGAGTCCCTGACGTTATGCGGCGGGGTCACGTCGAGATCGGCGATTTTGGACGACTACGCATGACTGGAACTGGCGAATCGCGTCGAAAACCGCATGGTTTCACCAGAGTCCTTGATCGGCCTTGAGCGCTCGTCGATGATGATCTGTGGATTTCGACGGCATGAGCATGTGAAGAATACGCGAAACGACGGACAGGCCGCGGTTTGTAAGAGGAGCCAAGGATGATCGTGTTCAGCCTCGCGGGGCCGATGCGGGTGCGGATGATCCAGGCGGCGGGCGTCGTCACGTTGCTGATCGGGTCGGCCGGCGTCGCCGACGCCGGGTTCGTGGTGTACGACGACTTCTCCTCGGCGGGCTCGACGCCCGATCCGACCCGTTGGGGCGCCCCGGGGCTCGGCCAGGTGCCGGTCCAGTCGGGCGGGTCGATCCACTTCGACACCTCGTCCGGCTACACCCCGCTGATCCGGTCCACCGCCGCCTTTTCCTACGGGACGTTTCGGATCACGGTCGACGGATTCGGCGGCGGGCTGGCGCATCTGATCGGGCTCAACAGCAGTTCCAACTTCGCGTTGTATGACGCCGTCGACGCCCTCTACGTACGCGACGACTCGGGCGCCGCCGTCTATGCCAACGGCGTTCCGATCGTGCCTGTGCCCTCGGGCTGGCAGCCGACCGCGTTGCCGACGGTCTACACCTTCGTGTGGAATCCCGGCCTCGTCGAGATCTACAGGGACGGTACGCTCCTGCTCTCGACTACGTCGGGGATTCCGGACGAGCCGCTCCGATTCGAGATCGGCGCGTACAACCTCAGCGGGCCACCGGCGACGTTCTCGGTCACCGAGGTCGCCTACGAAGCGTTCGCGACGGTCCCCGAACCGTCGGCGTACGCGATGATGGCGATCGGGCTCGCCGCGGCGTTCGTCGCCGGCCGTCGCCGCGCCGGATGATCCGAAACCGATCGACGGTGGTCGGCGAGGTCGTCTTGGCCGTCCGCGTGGGCCGGCTCGTTCTTCGGGCCGGCGCCCGCATTCGGGCCGCCGCCTTGCGGGCCGGGGATCGGCGTGGATAGAGTCGGGAGAGACCGGGATCCGCCCCTCGTGGCCATCGCGACGCGTCCCGGACGAGTCTCGCAGCCGGGACGCCGCCTTGGACGCCGAGAAGCCCGCCTCGCCTCCCCCCCCTGCAACCGCGTCGCCGCCGGAGCCGACGCCGCCCGCCGAGCCCGGATCCGGCCCCCCGCAGGCCCCCGCGCGCGCCAGCCCGATCAGGCGTCTCGTCGTCGCGACGGCGATGATCGCCGCCCTGATCGGCCTCAGGGTCTGGCTCTGGCCGAGGATCGAGGAGGCGCTGCACACGGTCTCGACCGACGACGCCTACGTCGCGGCGCACGTGACGTACGTCGCCCCCCGGGTGGCCGGGTCGGTGGCGAAGGTGCTCGTCGACGACGACCAGTTCGTGAAGGCCGGCGAACTCCTGGTCGAGCTCGACCCCGAGCCCTACCGGGTGGCCGTCGCGCGGGCCGAGGCGGCCCTCAAGCTGGCCGAGGCCCAGACGCTCCAGGCGCGGTCGCAGGGCCGGGCGATCGTGGCGAAGGTGAGGGGGGCCTACAACGGCGTCAGGCTGGCGCGCGATCAGGTCGTCGAGCAGGTCGCGAAGCTCAAGGCGAGCGTCGCCACGCTGGCCAAGGCGCGGGCCCAGGCCGACCTGGCCGGCGTCGAGCTGACCCGCGCGCGGAACCTCCTGCGCACCGAGAGCGGCACCCAGCAGGTCGTCGACCAGCGCAACGCCTCGTACCTCGTCGCCGAGGCGACCGTCCGCGAGGCCGAGGAGCAGGTGAGGCTCAACCGCGCCGCGCTGGGCCGGCCTCCCGACCCGCCGGCCGGCCGGCCCCTGGACGACGTCCCCGCCGACTGGGACCAGAAGGCCCCCGCCGTGCGCGCCGCGCTCGCCGACCTGATCAACGCCGCCGTCATGATCGGCGTCGAGCTGCCGCCGATCGAGGAGGGCCCCGAGGTCGTCTACGCGGAGTTCGTCAAGAAGTCCCCCGGCGGCGACCTCGACCGCTACCTGAACCAGCTCGTCGACGCGTCGCCCGGGGTGCTCCTGGCGCTGGCCGGCGTCGAGCAGGCGGGGCGGGCGCTCGACCAGGCGAAGCTCGACCTGGGCTACACGAAGATCGCCGCCGAGGTCGCCGGCTTCGTCAGCCGCCGGATCGTCAACGTCGGCAACCGGGTGCAGGCGGGGCAGGGGATGATGGCGATCCGCCCGCTCGACGAGGTCTGGATCGACGCCAACTTCAAGGAGACCCAGCTCGCCGACCTCCGCATCGGCCAGCCGGTCGAGATCCGGGCCGACGCCTATCCCGGGCGGGTCTACCGCGGCCGGATCTCCGGCTTCGGCGCCGGCACCGGCGCGTCGACGGCCCTCCTGCCCCCCGAGAACGCCACCGGCAACTTCGTGAAGGTCGTCCAGCGGCTGCCCGTCCGCATCGACCTCGTCGACGGCAACCCGCACGAGGCCCCCCTGTTCGTCGGCCTCTCCGTCGAGCCCCGCGTCCTGATCCGCGAGCGGCCCTCGGGCCCGTTCGCCGGCGGCCGGCTTCAGGTCTCTCCCCGACCGGCGGCCGACGCGACGAAGGGCCGGGCCGAGCCATGAGCGCCGGGACGCCCCGGCGCGTGGTGAACCCCTGGCTCGTGGCGCTGACGGTCACGATCGCGACGTTCATGGAAGTGCTCGACACCAGCATCGCCAACGTCGCCCTGCCGCACATCGCCGGCAGCCTGGGGGCGAGCCAGGACGACGCGAACTGGGTGCTGACGGGCTACCTCGTCGCCAACGCCATGATCATCCCGCTGTCGAGCTGGCTGTCGACGGCGATGGGCCGCAAGCGCTATTACATGACGTGCGTGGCGCTCTTCACGGTCACGTCGGCCCTCTGCGGGCTGGCGACGTCGCTGCCGATGCTGATCCTCTGGCGGGTCGTGCAGGGCCTGGCGGGGGGCGGCCTCCAGCCGGTCTCGCAGGCGATCCTGCTCGACACCTTCCCGGCCTCGCGACGCGCCGCGGGCATGGCCGTCTACGGCGTCGCGGCGCTGACCGCCCCGGTGCTCGGGCCGACCCTCGGCGGCTGGATCACCGACAACTACTCGTGGCGCTGGATCTTCTACATCAACATCCCCGCCGGCCTGCTCGCGCTGGGCCTCAACGCGCTCCTGGTGGCCGACCCCGAGTACCTCCGGGCCGAGCGGGCCAGGCTCCACCTGCGCGGCCTGCGCGTGGACTACGTCGGCATCGGCCTGTTCGCGCTGGGGCTGGGCTGCCTGGAGGTGGTGCTCGACAAGGGCCAGGAGTGGGACTGGTTCGGCTCGCACGCGATCATCACGATGACGATCCTGACCGTCGCCGGCCTGGGCCTGGGGGTGGCCTGGGAGCTTCGCCACCCCGAGCCGTTCATCGACCTCCGGCTGCTGGGCGAGCGCAACTTCCGCATGAGCTGCTCGATCATCTTCCTGGTCTACGCCGTGCTCTTCGGCAGCATTCTGCTGCTGCCTCTGATGATGCAGTCGCTGATGCGCTACGACGCCACGAACGCCGGGCTGGTGCTCTCGCCGGCGGGGCTCTTCTCGATGATCGCGATGGTCTTCAGCGCCGCGCTCATGAAGAAGGGGGTCGACGCGCGCTGGCTGATCGCGTTCGGCGGCGCGATCACGGCGTACGGCTCGTACATCATGGTCGGCCTGAACCTCCAGGCGGGCCCGCACCAGCTGATGCTGCCCCGGGTCGTGCAGATGGCCGGCGCGGGCCTGGTGTTCGCCCCGCTGACGGCGGCGGCGGTGATGTACCTGCCCGCGACCGCGAACAACCGGGCCAGCGCCCTGTTCAACATGCTGCGCAACGAGGGGAGCAGCATCGGCATCGGGATCTCGACGGCCGTCCTCCAGCGTCGGCTGCAGCATCACACGTTCCGGCTGACGGAGGGCCTCCAGCCGCTGGACCCGACGGTCTCCGACGCCCTGGCCTCCACCGGCCGGTTCTTCACGAGCGTCACCGGCGACCCCGAGCGGGGCCGGCTGATGGGCCTGCGGGCGCTGGAGGCCGTCCGCGACCAGCAGGCCTACGCGCAGGCGTTCCTCGACTGCTTCTGGGTCTTCACGATCCTCTCGCTGGCGACGATCCCCCTCGCCTTTCTGATGAAACGCTCCGTGGTCGAGGGTGACGTGCCCCTGGGCCACTAGCCGCCACCGAAGAGGTCGGAAGATCGAAGGTCCCATGGACGGCCCGGGAGCCGCCTTCTATGATCTTCGTGATTGATGCAAATGTCTGAAAACCTTTCATGCGACTGGGGCGAAGAGACGTCGCGCCGGTCGCGGGACGGATCGCCATGTGGCTCCTGCAGAACGCGCTTCGGGTCGTCGGCTCGACGGCGCTGGGGGTCGTGCTGGGTTTCTCCGCGGCGGTGTACCTCGTGGCCTGGGGGCAGAAGCCGGGCGGCGAGCCCTGGCAAGCGGGCATGGGGCAATACTTCGGCGGCCTTTTCATCGGGGCGCCGTTGGGGGGCCTATTCGGTCTGGCGCTGGGCGTCGCTCGCATGCGGCGCGAGGTCTGGGGGCCGCTCGTCTGGGCGGGGATCCTCGCGGGCCTGGCGGCGGGCCCGTTCGTCAGCCAAGCCCTGAACGTTCATGTGTGGGCGGGTTGGTGGGGCGACGCCGTCGTCGCCGTCGCGTGCGGCGCCCAGGGAGGCGCGGCCGGGGCCGCCGTCGAGACGTTCCGGCGTGAGTCGAGCGGCCCACGCAACCGCCGCCTCCGGTAATCGAAGGGAAAAGCCCCTTGCGGGCGGAGGCGGCCGGGGCGACCGGCCGAGGGGTGGTTTGCGCGACGGCTTCCGGCCTCGCGCCCCTCGTCGGCCTTCCAGGACGCCTCCTCCCGCGGAGGGGTCATGTGCGGATCGGCCCGCGACGTGCCATCATCACGTCGTGACGGGCGTGAGCGTGACCGCGATGCTCTGGAAGTAGACCGCGGTGATCCCCTCGTAGCCCGAATCGGTGCCCACGATCAGCCAGAGGTTCCCCTGGGCGTCGGCCTTCACGGTGGCCGTGTGGGTGTGCTCCCGGCTCAGCGAGACGTAGGGGACGCTCGCCTGGCCGTCCTGCGGCTGCAGGCCGTTGGCGATGTTCCCGGCCACCGAAGCCGCCGTTCCGCCTTCGGAGTTGTTCCCCTTGTCGACGTTCAGGCGGTCGTAGCCGTTTTGCACGACGGTCGTCGGCTCGATCGTCGACGCGCCGGCCTTCAGGACCACCGCCTCGCCCGGCGCGCCGCCCGCCCCGACCCCGCCGCTGGGCGCGTTGGAGGCGAACTTGAGGGTGAACTCGACCTGATACTCCTGGCCCGCGACGATCCCGTCGGCCGAGGTCAGCTTGCGGGTCAGGAACATGAAGACGTCGTCGGAGCGGTTGTGGCTCTGCAGCAGGTAGCCGGTCCCGTCGCCGTCCAGCTCCGAAGGCAGGTCGCGGATGCCGGAATCCAGCTCGTAGGTGTCGTTCGGGTCGACCGGGAGGTCGGCGAAGTCGGCGGTCCAGCCCTGGGCGCCCTGGGCGAAGTCGTACGACCTCGTCACGGCGTCGGCGACCGGGCCGCGGGTGACGGAGAGGCTCGTCGAGGCGACCTGGCCGTCCGGGCCCCGGGCCTGGATCGCGAACGGGTTGACGCCGAGGTTCAGCGGGACGGCGAAGCGGTAGGAGCCGTCGGCCGCGGCGGTGGTCGTCGCGTCGAACGTCCCGTCGCCGCCGACGTCGAGCCGGATCGTCGAGCCCGGGGCGGCCGTGCCGATCAGGTCGGTCTCCGCGACGTCCTCGTCCACCGTTCGGTCGCCGTCGGGGTCGTCGGAAGGGTCGACCTTCGCGGTCAGGTCCAGCGGCCGGATGGAGGTGGCCGCACCCAGGTTGCGGAAGGCCAGCGACCAGTCGCGGAGGTTGATCGCGCCGTCGCCGTCGACGTCGGCCGCCTCGGGCGCCGACGTCGAGCCGGGCGTCCGGCCGATCGCGCTCCGTATGGCGAACAGGTCCGCGCGGT
The DNA window shown above is from Paludisphaera mucosa and carries:
- a CDS encoding HdeD family acid-resistance protein, which translates into the protein MSTNVEVIDAKRFRRELRHELEAIRGRWGWLLALGIALVVLGVLAMSLPFVMSLATAMAIGVLLIMGGVAQLIGAFWTRDWSGFFLVLLMGVLYTVLGVLFLNRPIAALAAMTLLLACALLVGGAFRTIASAWHQFPQWGWVFVGGLLELGLGLMIWMEWPASSLIVIGVFVGIDMVFSGWTWIMLALRLKKLNDRHPLPSTPPAAPPAAA
- a CDS encoding PEP-CTERM sorting domain-containing protein, which codes for MIVFSLAGPMRVRMIQAAGVVTLLIGSAGVADAGFVVYDDFSSAGSTPDPTRWGAPGLGQVPVQSGGSIHFDTSSGYTPLIRSTAAFSYGTFRITVDGFGGGLAHLIGLNSSSNFALYDAVDALYVRDDSGAAVYANGVPIVPVPSGWQPTALPTVYTFVWNPGLVEIYRDGTLLLSTTSGIPDEPLRFEIGAYNLSGPPATFSVTEVAYEAFATVPEPSAYAMMAIGLAAAFVAGRRRAG
- a CDS encoding HlyD family secretion protein, which produces MDAEKPASPPPPATASPPEPTPPAEPGSGPPQAPARASPIRRLVVATAMIAALIGLRVWLWPRIEEALHTVSTDDAYVAAHVTYVAPRVAGSVAKVLVDDDQFVKAGELLVELDPEPYRVAVARAEAALKLAEAQTLQARSQGRAIVAKVRGAYNGVRLARDQVVEQVAKLKASVATLAKARAQADLAGVELTRARNLLRTESGTQQVVDQRNASYLVAEATVREAEEQVRLNRAALGRPPDPPAGRPLDDVPADWDQKAPAVRAALADLINAAVMIGVELPPIEEGPEVVYAEFVKKSPGGDLDRYLNQLVDASPGVLLALAGVEQAGRALDQAKLDLGYTKIAAEVAGFVSRRIVNVGNRVQAGQGMMAIRPLDEVWIDANFKETQLADLRIGQPVEIRADAYPGRVYRGRISGFGAGTGASTALLPPENATGNFVKVVQRLPVRIDLVDGNPHEAPLFVGLSVEPRVLIRERPSGPFAGGRLQVSPRPAADATKGRAEP
- a CDS encoding DHA2 family efflux MFS transporter permease subunit; its protein translation is MSAGTPRRVVNPWLVALTVTIATFMEVLDTSIANVALPHIAGSLGASQDDANWVLTGYLVANAMIIPLSSWLSTAMGRKRYYMTCVALFTVTSALCGLATSLPMLILWRVVQGLAGGGLQPVSQAILLDTFPASRRAAGMAVYGVAALTAPVLGPTLGGWITDNYSWRWIFYINIPAGLLALGLNALLVADPEYLRAERARLHLRGLRVDYVGIGLFALGLGCLEVVLDKGQEWDWFGSHAIITMTILTVAGLGLGVAWELRHPEPFIDLRLLGERNFRMSCSIIFLVYAVLFGSILLLPLMMQSLMRYDATNAGLVLSPAGLFSMIAMVFSAALMKKGVDARWLIAFGGAITAYGSYIMVGLNLQAGPHQLMLPRVVQMAGAGLVFAPLTAAAVMYLPATANNRASALFNMLRNEGSSIGIGISTAVLQRRLQHHTFRLTEGLQPLDPTVSDALASTGRFFTSVTGDPERGRLMGLRALEAVRDQQAYAQAFLDCFWVFTILSLATIPLAFLMKRSVVEGDVPLGH
- a CDS encoding dockerin type I repeat-containing protein encodes the protein MRLSSHVDPRRRRIGLNLGLDRLEDRTLLSGGTRFAVYQGQLTTQSSDAFTVQIDRHGFRPARGNQVLLRIDSRASGGTLDPGAVDLDSTGPRAVRVVSERDDAGSGTDGITVAAAGPGALTIRPTAEGGTQGGYEVGVSLAGDVNGDYRVDRADLFAIRSAIGRTPGSTSAPEAADVDGDGAINLRDWSLAFRNLGAATSIRPLDLTAKVDPSDDPDGDRTVDEDVAETDLIGTAAPGSTIRLDVGGDGTFDATTTAAADGSYRFAVPLNLGVNPFAIQARGPDGQVASTSLSVTRGPVADAVTRSYDFAQGAQGWTADFADLPVDPNDTYELDSGIRDLPSELDGDGTGYLLQSHNRSDDVFMFLTRKLTSADGIVAGQEYQVEFTLKFASNAPSGGVGAGGAPGEAVVLKAGASTIEPTTVVQNGYDRLNVDKGNNSEGGTAASVAGNIANGLQPQDGQASVPYVSLSREHTHTATVKADAQGNLWLIVGTDSGYEGITAVYFQSIAVTLTPVTT